The sequence TAATACCGTCAAATCTCAGTCTCATCACCAACCAGTACTTTGATGACAGAGTTTGTAGGttgagaactttttttaaaaatatattttattgattttttacagagaggaagggagagggatagagagctagaaacatcgatgagagaaacatcgaccagctgcctcctgcacacccccccaccggggatgtgcccgcaaccaacgtacaagcccctgaccggaatcgaacctgggaccccccagtccgcagaccgacgctccaccgagccaaacctgtttcggctgtAGGTTGAGATCTTGATCAACAGGCATTATCTAGCTTGCCCCAGAGTAAATGCACTATCACCCCAGGAGTAACATCTAGTCAGTGGGTTGTTTGGTGAGTGTGAAGATTTCATAGGAAATGCTGCCTCCCTGGAGCATACTGCTGCCTTACTCCCAGCACTGAGAGGAGGGGTGTCTTTACAGCAAACTGCATTAAAAAGAGTGTatacagcccagcctgcatggctcggtgcttgagcgtcgacctatgaaccagaaggtcacagttcgattgccggttagggtacatgcctgggttgctgtttctctcttcctctctttgaaatcaataaagaaaatacatatatgtgtgtgtgtgtgtgtgtgtgtgtgtgtgtgtacagtcaTCCTTTGATGTACTTTGGTATCTGCAGGGAATCGATTTCAGGACCCCCTGGGTACCAAAATCTTCAGATGCTGAAGTCCCTTATATGAAATGGCATAGTGTTTGCATACAACCTGTACACATCCTCCTATATACTTTTAAGTCATCTTTAGATTATGTATAAtgcctaatacaatgtaaatgctatgtataTAGTTTTTATACTATACTATTTAGGGAATAATATCAAGGGGAAAAACTCTACATGTTCAGTACCAGATGCAACCATGGTAGCCCTAACCACATAGTACACGTTAGCTAAAtgtaactgtttttaaaaatatattttattgatttcagagagaaagggagagggaaagagaaatagaaacatcaaagatgagagagaatcattaattggttgcctcctgtatacccacactggggatcgagcctgaaacctgggcatgtaccctgaacaggaatcgaaccatgacctcctgattcataggttgatgctcaaccactgagccacgccaaccaggctaaatgtaactttttttctgaatagTTTCTATCCTCAGTTGATTGAACCCAGAGATATAGAGGGCCGACTGTAGCGGAGTTGCAAAAAATTGGACCagggtccagctggtgtggctcagtggttgagtgtcaacccatgaaccaagaggtcactggctggattcctggtcaaggcacatgcccaggtttcaggctcaatccccagtaggtggcatgcaagaggcagcccatcgatgtttctctccatacCTATCCCTTCctcgctaaaatcaataaaaacatttttttaaaatagagctaAGAAGACCTAGATTCTGCCACTTGGGAACCATGCAGTCTAGGGAAGTCACTTCTCAGCTAAAAATGCAGACAGTCACAACAGTTATGCCTCGTTGGGCTGCTGTGAGAATCAGATGAGACAATAGACTTGAAAGTGTCTTGTAAACTCTTGAGAGATTATTATTTCATGAttggaggaagaggagacagtATTTGGTGGCAGAGTTGTAAAAGTAGATGTCAAGGAAGGTGGTAGATGGGAAGGGAGAATGCAGCAGGTGCTTCTGGGAAGACTCAGCAGTCAGTGGTGACGGTGGCTGAGAGCTCCTGGATACGCCAGGCACTGCAGGCCTTGCACAAGATGTGCCCATCAAGGGGGTAGCAGCCCTGACATTCACCCTCAGAGGAGAGCAGCAACCCACACTCCTGTTAAGAAAGAAGCAACAGCTTTCCACCAGGCCAAGACCTCTGGGTCCTACTATACCCAGCAAGCCCAGAACCCAAGAACTCCTtttcccctggcccaggccccctcacCTCACACTTGTAACAGCCAATGTGAAAACTGCGATCCAGAGCAACAATTCGCACAGTCTCCTCCTGACCTGGCTCAGGCATGATGGCCCCACCACACACTGAACATCGTGGAGCAAACTTCCTGGGGTACACAAGAGAACCAAGGGGGGTTGTCAAGCCCCAGGGTTGGAGGAGACTAACAATGGAGCCCAGAGAAGGTGGGGCGCAGGAGAGAAGAGGACAGGCCAGGGAAGAAAGCGATGTTAACCAGAACAAGGCATGGCGAGggtgggaagcaggaggggctggtTCTGGGACATGAAGAGATGAGAAAGATAGGAAAGGTAGACATCCTGAGACCAAGGTGGGGGATCTAGCCTGACCTGTGGAAGTCCTCAATGCAGTGGATCTGGCTGGTGGCATCCACCGTGAAAGGAATGCCATCCAGTCCGCGGTGGCACACCACACAGGTGAAGCAGCCAGGGTGGTAGGCCTTCCCCATAGCCCGAAGGATCCGGTCCAGGATGGGTTGAGAGCACGTGGAGCACTTCTCCAAGGTGGCCTGTtgggaaggagggcaggaaggTTGGGGTCTGGGGAGCACCACGGCAGCCCCACAAGCATCCTGCCAGCCCACCCATCTGTTTAGCCCCTGCATGTGCTTTAGTGAAAGATGGCCTTGAACAGATCTGAGTACAAAACTCATCACTGCCAACTTCTGGGACAAGTTATgtagcctctctgagcttcagttccctTCAATATATGCCTTACAGTGTGCTGTGGTTCACACACTCCCTTAACTCTAAAATAAATGCCTCACATTTGTAAGGGGCTGTTGTCCTTCCCCTTTAGGAGCCAGTATTTAGCTGCCTAATTTCTCCCTTCTTGTATATCAGTTTCAGTCCCCCACCGTGAGCCCTGTTCCCATAGACATATAGTTTGCACCTTGGATAGAAGCCCCTGCCTCTTCTGctgacccagcccccagccccaaccACTCACCACATAGCAGCTCTCACAATACGCCCTCCTCTCCACGGCATAGAAATGTTGGCCCCGAAGCTGGGCACGGCACGTAGAACACACAAAGCAGCCAACGTGGAAGACGCGGTCCAGGGCGACAACCCCGGCCCCATCCCCAACCACGTCTTCTCCACAGCCCCCACATcggcctggggacagggagggacaggGTCAACCTGCACAGGCCAGGAAGCCAGATCTGGTGTCCCTCTGACTCTCCAGTCCCCCACCCTTTTCACCCACCCTCAGACTCAGCTCACCGAAGTACTCCCCACTGGGCAGGTGGCTCATGTCATGCACCAGCTTCTTGGTCAGTCTCTCGAGCTCCTCCTCAGGAGGCTGGCTCAGGGGACCCTGGGAGGTGAGAACCAGGAGTTTGGCACTACCTCTAGCTCTCAATGCTGTCAAAATACCCGAGGGGGACCAGGAAATTCCTCCCAGAAAGCTCATTGGAGAACATCTCAGGGTCCAAGGGCATGACTTGAAGAGCTAGTGTGTGACTCCAGTCCCCTCCCTCCTACACTTCCTGACCTGCCCCAcacccctgggggtgggggtggggaggagtgtaGAGCTCTGACACTCCAGGTCCCTGACAACCAGGACTTCgaacaccacccccaccccctcaatcAGTGTCCAGTTGTCTGAGGGCTCCAAATCCCGTTCCCCTGGGCTTACCTGGTGCCCGTacccacttcctcttcctcctcctagaGGACTGGAGCTCCCAGCAACCTCCTCTTTACTCCCAAGCCCTGGCTCTCGGTGGCTCCTGTAGCCAGGCCCCCAGACGTCACCTCGGCCTGGGAGAGGAAAGTGGGGGCCCAGCAGGGGCCCTGAGGCCTGAGAGGGTCCCCCCCTTGGAGGGCCACAGCCTCTCACTGGCTGCGCCACCTTCACTTGCACAGGAAAGGCAGGGCCAGCAGGAGTGCTGGCTGTAGCGTAGGAGGCTGGAGTGGGGCCCCCATAGGGGGATGCTGGGAGCAGCGGGGGAGGAACACCCCCTCCATTCGGCTTCAGGGAGCCGGAGCCAGGGCGGTAGGCAGGGGGCTGAGAGGGCTCATAAACCTGGGGAGAAATGCAGACCAaaaggagtgagcaggccattACAGGACACACATCTGTGgaaacccacccccacccatgtgTGTGTCACCCAGGTAAGGGCTGGTTTCTGACAACCCATTGGCTCTGGTGGCCCAACTCCTGAGCTGGTGTGTGCATCACTTACCTggagagagggggcgggaggtgggggtgcGCAGGGTGTACAGGGAAGAAAGGCTGAGGGAAGGGGGACCAGGGAGAAGGGACAGGGGAAGAATGGGAGGGTCACCTGCCGGTCAGGCCGCCGTGGGGCATGACCTCGACCCCCATCCAGCTCAGCCAACATGTTAGTGAGGGAATCTATCTCAGCATCCAGACTTCCTGGGTGCAGCCGCCCCCTGTCTGGGGGGAGTCCCTGGGGATAGAGCAAAAGCAGGGAGAATGCAAATCACAtggcctcctctcctgcccagggTGCTATGCACCCCCCCAAATCTGGTTCTTACCTGCGAGCGCTGGGGTGCTCCACGGCACCCCACCCAGGCCGGCCCCCGATCCTCCAATCCCCCGGGGGCCTGGTAACACTGCTCAGATGGGACGGGGCAAAAACTgaccctggggtggggctggagtgcTGGGACGAGTTAAAACAGAGTGAAGATGGAGATGGGGAAGGGGACAAGGGTGACACTTGTGGAGGCTGCCCTCTCGggtccctcttctcctcccactccctcccacccacacccacacccacacccacacccacacctgggATCGGAGAATGAGGCCGGAGGGCCGCCGAGGGCAGGGTCCCTGGCTCCAGCCCAGCTTAGGGAAGGGACGGCAGGAGCCGGCTCAGCGGGATGCACTCGGGCTGCCTTACCCGCTCCGTGGGCTGGCGGCGGCCCCGGCGCGCCTCGGGGGAGAGCTCGCCCCGGAGAGGCTCGGGCGGGCTCTGGCTGCCTGGGGGGGAGCCAAGTGGGCCCCGACATGGCCTGGAACCGGGGCTGCACACAGCGGTCAGGGTCCCACGGAGCCCCAGGCCTCCGGCCTGTAT is a genomic window of Eptesicus fuscus isolate TK198812 chromosome 4, DD_ASM_mEF_20220401, whole genome shotgun sequence containing:
- the SLC12A9 gene encoding solute carrier family 12 member 9 isoform X4, which produces MSGPTWLPPRQPEPARASPGRALPRGAPGPPPAHGAALQPHPRVSFCPVPSEQCYQAPGGLEDRGPAWVGCRGAPQRSQGLPPDRGRLHPGSLDAEIDSLTNMLAELDGGRGHAPRRPDRQVYEPSQPPAYRPGSGSLKPNGGGVPPPLLPASPYGGPTPASYATASTPAGPAFPVQVKVAQPVRGCGPPRGGPSQASGPLLGPHFPLPGRGDVWGPGYRSHREPGLGSKEEVAGSSSPLGGGRGSGYGHQGPLSQPPEEELERLTKKLVHDMSHLPSGEYFGRCGGCGEDVVGDGAGVVALDRVFHVGCFVCSTCRAQLRGQHFYAVERRAYCESCYVATLEKCSTCSQPILDRILRAMGKAYHPGCFTCVVCHRGLDGIPFTVDATSQIHCIEDFHRKFAPRCSVCGGAIMPEPGQEETVRIVALDRSFHIGCYKCEECGLLLSSEGECQGCYPLDGHILCKACSAWRIQELSATVTTDC